The genomic DNA GTTGCCCAACACCCCTAAAAAGAAAAATCAGAATACTGTCGAAAAAAATATACTAATACATGATAAATTAAATTATCAGTCTCATGAATCTAATGAACTCAGTAATTTACTGAATACATTAATTAACAAAAAAAAATCTATAGAAAATAACAAAGAATTTAAATTAAACTTGACAACAAAAAAAAATGATAATGAGAATAATATTTCAAACGAAATTATTAAAAATAATGAAATTAATATGTATAAGCGTATGATCAGTGAATCAATACAAAAAAAATTTTATAACTTTTCGCATTATGTTGGTAAACAATGTAATTTACGTATCAAATTAGCACCTGATGGCACATTATTATCAGTAACCGCTATATCTGGAGATTACGATCTATGCCAAGCAGCAATTATCGCCGCTAAATTAGCAAAAATTCCCAAACCGCCAAATTCAGATATTTATGAAATATTTAAAAACACAATATTAAATTTTTCTCCTCAATAAACAAAATATTTACACATTTACAAAATAATAATAATATAAATGGTCCATTATAAATAATTCGTTTTCATTATAAAATTTTCATGTATTTAATAATTAGAAAAACTCATAAACTGCCACATTGGTTGCAAAAAATATCTTTATCAATAGTGTTAATTATATTTTTATGGAAACCTGCGCTACTTGCAGATATGCATATTGAAATTACATGTGGAGTAAATGCTGCGCACCCCATTGCTGTAATACCTTTTACATGTGTTAGTAATCAGTATAACAAATCAATATCAATTGAAGATATAGCATCAATAATAGCTGCTGACTTACGCAATAGCGGCAAATTCAATACTATTCCTGTAGAATATTTACCACATAAACCTACTAAAGTATCCGATGTCATCCCAACTTTTTGGGAAAAAATGGGTATTAATATTATTGTATTAGGAACAGTACATATAAACTACGATGAAAGTTATATTATTTCATACCATTTAATAGATACTTCTAACAACCCTGCGTTAATAATCTCAGAAAATCAATATTCAGTAGAAAAAAAATGGCTACGCTATGTAGCCCATTCTATAAGCAATGAAATTTTTGAAAAGTTAACCGGTATAAAAGGTGCATTTTGTACACGTATTGCTTATGTTTTACGCATTCATAATGATCAATATCCCTATGAGTTATATATTTCTGATTACGATGGTCACAATCAAATTTCAATTTGCCGCTCGACAGAACCATTAATGTCTCCAGCTTGGTCTCCAGATGGAAAAAAAATTGCTTATGTTACCTTTGCTTCCGGACATTCAGAACTTGTTATTCAAACATTAAACACCGGGTTAGTTAATAATATTATTAGTTTTCCACACCATAATGGTGCCCCTGTTTTTTCTCCCGACTGCAAAAAACTAGCTTTTTCTTCATCCAAAACAGGTAGTTTAAATTTATATATTATGGATTTGGAATCTGGAGAAATTAAACAATTAACTAAAAATAGAAACAATAATACCGAACCTAGTTGGTTTCCGGATAATCAAAATATAGCCTATACTTCAGACCAAGGAGGCAGTCCACAAATATATAAAATTAATGTTAAAACTACTGAAATTCAAAGATTATCTTGGCTACATACTAGTAATCAAAATCCAAATGTTAGTTCAGATGGAACATTTATAATAATGGTTAATAGACATCAAGGAAAACAAAATATTGCTAAATTAAATTTATTAACTGGACAAGAAGAAATATTAACAGATACACTGTTAGCTGATACTCCTAGTATAGCTCCCAATAATACTATGGTACTATACAGTAGTATTAATAAGGATGTAACAACAACATCTAATTTAGAATTAATCTCTATTGATGGTCATTTTAAAGCTCATATACAAGGAGAGCAAGGAGATATACGATTTCCAACTTGGTCCCCATTACATTTAGAATAAGATAATAGCTATTTTCATTACAATTAATGATTTAAAAATAATGAACAATGGATATATAAATGAAACCAAATAATTTTTTTAAACAACTAATATTCGCGATAAGTGTGAGCGTAGTACTAACTGCATGTTCTTCATTATCTCAGTACGATACTGCTACTCCTAATCAAAAAAACATTGAATTAAATCATTTTAAACATCTTAGTACAAAGAATAATAGAGTAGTCGATGAACAAATACAATTAAAAACACAAGAATTAAAATCCAATAATGTTATTTATTTTCCTTTAGATCAATATGATATTCCTTCTAATTTTTTTTACTCATTAAACATCCATGCCAATTTTTTATATAATAATCCATTGCAACATATTAAAATTGAAGGTCATGCTGATGAACGTGGTACTCCGGAATACAATATTGCATTGGGTGAACGTCGAGCTAACTCTGTAAAATCATACCTCCAAAGTAAAGGTGTATTATCTGAACAAATGTTAACTATATCTTATGGTAAAGAAAAACCAGCTGTATTAGGACAAAACGAAGAAGCTTATTCTAAAAATAGACGTGTTGTATTAATATATAAATAATATCCATATGATTAAATATATTATACTATTTTTATGTAAATTAGATATAATCATCATAATGATGATATATTTTAATATTACCAATAATAATATTGTATATGCTAAAGATGTAAATCATAAGATAGATAGCAATCAACGTATCAATCAATTACATCAGATATATGACGCACATAGTCAATGCTTAATTCAAATGCAACAACAATTGGCTGAAAATCAACGAGATATTGATATTTTACGTGGACATATTCAAGATATGCAACATCACATATCAGAAATTGTAAATAATCAATCAGCATCACTTCAACATATCAATAATATTCCAAATAAACATAACAATATACACCATTCTAACAATATTCCTGATAAATTATCCAGTCACTCAAACATTCAAAAATCCAAAAAAATGAATAATGCAATGATAATAGATGTAGATACTGCGTATAAACAAGCAGTATCATTAGTATTAGAAAAAAAACAATATAATCAAGCAATAGAAGCTTTCCAGAATTTCATAAAAAATCATCCAGAATCAATCTACCAATCGAATTCGCATTATTGGCTAGGACAGCTTTATTACAATAAAGGCAACAAACATGACGCTGCTCAGCATTTTGCATTAGTCGTAAAGAATTATCCTAAATCATTAAAAGCATCAGATGCATTATTAAAAATCGGTATTATCATGCAAGAAACAGAACAAAAAGACAAAGCCAAAACAATATATAAACAAGTAGGAAAATTATATCCTAATAGCAATGCGGCAAAACAAGCTCAAAAACGTCTAATACACCTATCATAATAGAATAATAATAAATTATTATTAATAATAAATTTTTTATCTTTCATATATTAGAAAATACAAAACAAATAAAATCCACTTTAAATTTTTTAATTCTAGTTGAGACAAAATTTTTCTTCCAAAATAATAAAAACAACAACCTTACCCACTGCAATCCCAATTATTTATTAAGTTGCCACGATTCAATCAACTATTATAATTATAATGGTGTTATTTTATTTATTCTTGATGAATACTCTTATTGTATTCTATACAAAAATTGAAATATCTGGAGATAACAGATATTTTTAATAGAAACAATATGATCTAAATATAATTCTATATATAGATATCACAATTTAATAATGTGTATTACCACACATACAATTAATCAGTCTAATTCATTAGATTAAATGTCATATTTAATATTTTAAAAAATCAATTAATTTTATATACTAAACAAAAACACATACCCATATGATATATGAGTACACTCATTTTGCTCATAACAAAATTAACAAAAAATGTTTAGAATAAGTAAATATTCTTTTGTTTAAAAAATATTTAATATATCTAAAATCTTTCTAAAATCTGTAGATTCAATTACTCAAGATGAATATTCATGATATTCATATAATTCGAAAATAATTACAAACAATCATAACAGATTTAAAAAACAAAGATCCTATCTCACGTTATCTGCCTCCAGCGTTCCCATTATACACTTTACTTAAAAACAAAGTATATTATAAATTTTGAAGATTATCAGTTAAAAATCTGATCAAACACACATAGGAAAATAAAAAAAATAAAACAAAAGTTTTTGTGTTTTTATCCCACTTGTAATAAGACAGAATCCACAATCTTATTATTTTATAATGAAAACCTTGTTTTATACTTACCAACAACATAATTAAACGGTAATTTTATCCGATTATATTTTATATATTCTTAACATGAATATATAAAATATATTCACATAAATTTACTATTTATCTATAAGTATATAAAAAAATATATTTATAAAAAATTATGCTTTACGCAATCATCATTGTGTAAGAATGAATAATTTTGTTGTATACTCATTTGCAATTCAACGCCATAATACTAATCCACATAGGACCCTTTCCTGATGAATAACGAGACAACATAGTTAATTTTCCATTATCTGAATCAATCTTATATAAAGAGATATAATTTGATTTTTGACCTGCGGCTACTAAAAACTTTCCCTGATAATCAATTGCAAAACCACGCGGTTGTTCCTCGGTGAGTTGATAACCAACAAATTTCAATTTTTTTGTCTTTTTAGAGATCTCCAAACAACTAATAATATTAACAGATCTATCAGAACAATATAACCAACGCCCATTAGGAGTGATATGTATATCAGCTGCCCAACCTCGGTTAATGTTGATATTTTTAGGAATTATACTTACTGTTTGAACGATACTTGGAGTTTTTTGAAAATTATCATATTTGATAACATCAACAGTACTCGTTAATTCATTAATGACATATGCGTAACAATCGAAATCATAGAAAGTCATATGGCGTGGACCAGAACCAATATTCATTTTAATAATAGATGGATCGTATGGTGTCAACATTCCAAACGAATTTATGTTAAATAACCTAATAGCATTCTCCTGCAGACAAGGAACCCAAAGTAATGCTTTGAATTTATCTATATTTGCAGAATGACACCCCAACAGACCTTCTATAATTTGTATAGGACTACTAAGAAGCATTCCTGACATACTTATAGGAATCACACTCACCGTGTGATTCCTATAAGATGTGCAATACAAAAATGCACCCTTTTTGTCGCTAATCAAATGAGTGGGACTACTGAGGATCTCAATTGTTCCATTATCCGTTAACAACCCCATCTGATCGATACGATAAGTAGTAATTCCAAAATTGGGACGTATTCCAACATATAAAAATCGTTTATTAGGATGCACAGCCATAGGTTGTGCATGTCCGTAAGTATATATCACCTGCATTAATTCTAGTAGCCCATAAATACTATCTAATTTCCAAACGTGAATTTGTTGACTTTCCGGGCTCACTACATAAACAATTTGTATCATATATTTATTCATTTTATAACATATATCAAATATAAATAAAAAATCATACTATATGTGGATCGTATTTCAGTATGGGACTACAAAGCCATTCTAATTTTTTAGAATAATTCATAAAAATTATCACTTTTAAACTGCATTAAAATAAATATATTATTCATATATACATATATTAACAATTTAAGTTTATTTCGATATTACGCATCACAGAATTAAATAGCCAATCTAAAACAAGCAGTATATACTTAACTTTGTATGTTCGTAAACAAAAAAATAAGAGAACAAATTATGCATATAACTAAATTAGTTTTAATAAGACACGGAGAAAGTCAATGGAACAAAGAAAATCGATTCACTGGATGGGTTGATGTAGACTTATCAGAAAAAGGACGTGCTGAAGCGCAATGCGCTGGTAGAATATTAAAAAAAAATGGATTTTTTTTTAATTATGGATATACTTCGGTATTAAAACGAGCAATTCATACTTTATGGATCATATTAGATCAATTAGATCAGGCGTGGCTACCAATAGAAAAATCTTGGCGACTAAATGAACGTCATTATGGGGCACTACAAGGATTAAATAAAGATGAAGCCATAAAAGAATATGGCTACGAAACAATTCAAAAATGGCGTCGCAGTTTCAATGTTATTCCTCCAAATGTTTGTGAAAATAATCAGTTTATTGCAACAAATGACAATCGTTATGCTAACATCAGTACTGATGAATTACCTAGTAGTGAAAGTTTAGAACTAACCTTAACAAGAGTAATCCCTTGTTGGAACCGATCCATAATACCTCATATCAAAAAAGATCAAACAATTATTATCGTTGCCCATGGAAATTCCATACGCGCTATAATAAAGTTTCTCAATCACTTAAATGAATCAGAAATATTTCAAATTAATGTGCCAACAGGCGTTCCATTAATATATGAATTTGACAGAAACGCAGATCCCATTCAACATTATTATTTAAAATAATTATTTAAACAATAATTTATTTTCAGTTATTATTTTTGATAAAGTAAGATATACGCTTATTTAATGTTCATTTGAACTTCACATTTATTTTTAAAATGATGTAATGAAACATTTTGTTGATCACATGATTTGCTTACGATATAATGCACATAAATTTTTTATTTCAATTATTTTTGAAGGTGATAAGTATGGATCAATTTCCCCGTTTTCAAAACACAGCGTCAGAACAAGTCAACAACGCAATACAACCATATATCTTGCAAGTATTTGGGTGGATGTCTTGCGGATTATTGTTGACAGCCTTTGTTGCTTGGTACGCTTCTCGAACTCCGGCAATACTTCAATTATTATTTGCCAACCAAATAATATTTTTTAGTCTGATTATTGGTCAACTAGCATTAGTATTTGTTCTGTCTGGTATGGTAACACGATTAAGTGGTTCTTTAGCAACTACCTTATTTATGTTATATTCAATGTTAACAGGTTTAACCTTATCCAGTGTATTTATACTGTATACTACGTCATCCATATCTAGCGCATTTGTCGTGACGTCCGGTATGTTCGGAGCAATGACATTATATGGGTATACTACTAAACGAGATTTAAGCAGTTTTGGTAATTTATTATTTATGGCGCTAATTGGTATAGTACTAGCCTCAATGGTTAATTTATGGTTGAAAAATACAGCTTTAATGTGGCTCATTACATATGTTGGCGTTATTATATTCGTCGGTTTAACTGCATATGATACTCAAAAACTCAAATCTATAGGAGCATCTTTATCTATAGACAATCATGATCAATTTCGTAAATACTCGATTATAGGAGCATTAACTTTATATTTAGATTTCATTAACTTATTTTTAATGATAGTTCGTATTTTTGGAAATCGGCGTTAACAACAATAGCTATATTTAACAACAATAGCTATATTTAACAACAATAGCTCAGCCTATTGTTTGCATAAAACAATAGGCTGAGCTATTGTTGTTAAATATCATCCAAAATTTTTTAAGATAATACACTAAATTTGAAATAAAAACTTCAATATATCCCCATCCTTCACACAATAATCTTTACCTGCATAACATATTTTTCCAACTTTCTTTACACCTAATTCCCCACGGTAAAAAATAAAATCATCGAACTTAATAATTTGAACGCGAATAAAACCCTTTTTAAAATCACTATGTACTTTTTTAGCCGCTTCTAATGCAGTCATTCCGCCTACATATATCCAAGCACGTGTCATATGTGAATTGATGGTAAAAAAAGTACGTAAATCCAACACAGAAAAAATGACACTAACTGTATCATGCAATATGTCTGTTTGCTGTTTCATAGCTGTTTCAACACGATCACCTCTATTTTTTAATAAAGATAACATTGCACAACATGAAATTAATGGTATGCCATCATTAGATGCAAATGCGCGCAATTTGTTTAAATAGATATTATTCGTAACAGATTTTTCATCAATATTAGCAAAATAAACAATTGGTTTGTTAGTTAAAAAATTAAATTTTTCAATATTCGTTCTTTCTGTCTTAGAAAAATGTCCCCTCCTCAAAAGAACTCCGTCATATAAATAATCCAAACATTTTTTTAATACAAGTAGCTGCTGTTCAATATTTTCGTTAATAAGTTTATATTTTTTTTGTAAAGTACAAATACTTTGTTCGCACTGAGAAATATCAAATAATATAAGTTCAGTATTAACAATATCCACATCTCTACAAGGATCTATATCATTAAAAACATGAACAGTTTCGTTATCATCAAAACAACGTACCACATGACACAATACTTTTGTTGTTCGAATATGATTTAAAATTTTGCTGCCTAGACCAATACCTTGAGCAGCCCCTTTTATTAAACCAGCAATATCTACAAATTTAATCTTACCATGCACTGTTTCATGTGACGAAACAATATCTGTTAATTGATATACACGCAGATCAGGTATCTGAACCACAGATATATTGGGATGAATAGTACAAAAAGGAAAATTAGCTATTTTAACAGGTGCATTAGTCAATATGCTAAATACAGTAGATTTACCTACATTCGGTAATCCGATAATACCACAATCAATTTGCATAAAATTTTTTAACAATCAAAAAATACGTATTAAAATTCATTGTTGCAACCAATATTTTTATAATTTAAATTAAACATTTTTTTAATTAATATTTCCATGCAACATCAGGCTTATAGGAATGTAGTTGATTCATAACTTTAATAAATTTTTTATTAACTATACTTTCAGTATGTAGTATTGCTTCATTAATTACATGGTTAATCCTATATTTCTCATAAGTAGTTGGTTTATTTAATACAAAGTCAATGACTTTACTTTTGTTACCAGGATGACCTATCCCAATACGTAAACGATAAAAATCATATTTATTATGAAGTTTAACAATGACGTCCTTTACGCCACGATGACTGTTATTAACGTTTTTACCTAATTTAATACGCATTGCACCAGGCGGTAAATCAAGATCATCATGTGCAATCAATATTTCCTGTGGACATAATTGATAAAAATCAACACATTTAGATATTGAAAGTCCATTATTGTTCATATACGAATCTGGTATTAATAAATGTACAATATTGGTTTCTAATTTTAATCGCCCAATATATCCACACAATATAGTATTTTTACTTAGTATTACCTTATACCTTGTTGCTAAAGATTTAACATATCTGGAACCAAAATTATGCCTGGTATTAAAATAACTCGTTTCAGAATTTCCTAATCCAGCAATAAGCTTAATAGTCATTATTATATACACCACTACGCAATTTTATAAATTTAAAATTTAATTAACCCCAATATTTACGTTATAAATATATTTTTAGTTGAACACACATACATATATTAAAAATCATTTGATATTTTCATCATATAGGATTTAGTATTATACTAAATCCTATATTATTAATATGATAGTAAAACGATTAACATGAAGAAAAATACAATATTTATATAAATTAATATTTTTATATATACAACATAATCTTATTAATGATCAAACATAGCAGAAATTGATTCCTCATTGCTAATACGTCGAATTGTTTCAGCAAGCATACCAGATAAAGTTAACACACGCACATTAGACAAAGATTTTATTCTTGGTTTTAATGGAATAGTGTCGCAAACAATAATTTCATCTATCATAGAATTTTGAATATTCTCATAAGCATCTCCAGAAAAAATTGGGTGGGTAGTGTACGCAAATACTCGGCGAGCTCCTCTTTCTTTCAAAACATCTGCAGCTTTACACAATGTTCCCCCAGTATCAATCATGTCATCTACCAATATACAGTCACGATTACATATATCTCCAATAATATGCATAACTTGAGAAATATTAGCGCGAGACCTTCGTTTGTCTATAATTGCCATATCAGTATCGTTCAGTAATTTTGCAATAGCACGAGCACGTACTACTCCTCCAATATCTGGGGATACTACAATAGGATTATTAAAATTCTGTTGCATCATATCTTCCAATAAGATTGGACTACCGAAAACATTATCTACTGGCACATCAAAAAATCCTTGTATTTGTTCAGCATGTAAATCTACCGTTAAAATGCGATCCACTCCTACACTAGATAGAAAATTTGCTACAACTCTAGAAGTAATAGGCACTCTAGCAGATCGCACTCTTCGATCTTGACGAGCGTATCCAAAATAAGGAATTACAGCAGTAATTCTAGCGGCTGATGCGCGTTTTAATGCATCAACCATAACAATTAATTCCATTAAATTATCATTTGTTGGAGCACAAGTCGATTGAATAATAAACACATCTCCACCACGCACGTTCTCATTAATTTGAACACTTACTTCTCCATCACTAAAACGACCAACAGAAGCCTTACCGAGATTAAGGTATAATCTATTAGCAATACGTTGGGCTAATTCTGGAATAGCATTTCCAGTAAACAGTTTCATATTTGGAAACATCTCATAATTTATATCTTCTAATACTATTAAGTATTTATATCATTAATAATGACAATGATAGTAAGGCATTTATTATGCATAAAAAATTATACTACTATATGTAGTATATTTTAATAATTTTTGATGTAATGGAGATAGATTTATTCCACGTGTTATAATACTGTTGATCCATGATGGTAAATAACTTTGAACTTGATAAGCAAGATGTTCAGTCTTAAATTCAGAAAAAATACAAGATCCTGTTCCTGTAAGTCGTGCTAATGCGAATTGCGACAAACACGCAAAAAACATCTTTATTTCAGGAGATATTTTTTTTATAATTTCTTCGAAATCGTTATGAAATGAAACAGATAATAACTCTCTCATCGAACGAGATGGAGAATAACAATGGTTCTCTAATTCATACATTTGAAAACCCCACGAAGTACTAATTTGAATCGGCGGAATGAGAATGAGGTACCATTTTTTAGGAACAAAAACCGGTGTTAATATATTTCCAATACCTTCAGCAAATGCTGAACGCCCGTACAGAAAAACTGGCACATCAGCTCCTAGCATCAAACCTAAATGCATTAAAACGTGTTTGTTCAAATAACATCGCCATTGTTGATTAAGTACCATCAATACAGTTGCCGCATTAGAAGAAGCGCCTCCTAAACCAGAGCCGATAGGCAATACTTTATCAAGAAAAATATCTGCACCGAATACCGGTTTTTTATTTGGCCAGCAATAATGTTGTAATAATTTTGCTGCTCGTATAATTAAATTATCACAACATACCAAATCATTCATAATAGTAAATAATCGAATTCTACCATTATTTGTGACAAGTATTTTGATCGTATCACCATACTCAATCAATTGAAACAATGTCTGTAAGTAATGGTAGCCATCTGCACGACGCCCAGTTACGTATAAAAATAAATTAAGTTTTCCTGGAGAGGGCCATTGATAATTCATCGTACATTCCAATTATTAATTACTAGCTTAATATGATGTTGATCATAATACGCATCCAATACTTTAGGTAAAATTGGTATACTATTAGTATAATAATGACGATAATATATAGATATATTTTTATTGCCATAACAACAATTTACATGAGATAAACAGCCGATAGCATTCAGATTATATTCTACATTACTACCAGGTAATCCAATTATCCATTGTTGTAATTGTTTCAAAAAATAGTTGAAATCCACAATCCATTTTTGTATTTCATTTTTTAAATTATTATTTTGACAAATTATACCATTTAAAATACAAACAACTCCATTTTCTACAGATATAGAAATTATAGTTAACCCGAAAATATTAAATAATTTCATGCAATAATTATTATCATTATTATGAATCCAAATAAACCTAAAATGCATCTTCTTTTGGTGATTAACTGAATAAATAATAGTACCTTGTGTTTGATAATAAAATATCCGGGATATTGACTTCTTATGATTATTCCACATACATACCAATTTATCTTCATACAAACTAAAATTATGATGATAAACACAGGAAACACAGATCAACATCACTATACCCAACACTCGAAAACACCTATGTTGATACATTTAAATATTAAAATTTAAAAAACTATTTGCGAAAACATAAATTTTATTTATTGCATTCACGTTAACATTCACATCTTAAATGTAATCATCTATTCACTAATCAAGAGAAATAATGTTTTGAATTATCTAAATATTTATTAAATTTGTTATTTAACATTTTTCAACAAAAACACACAATTTTTTCTATTTAATTCTTTAAATCTCAATACTTTAATTTTCACTATTGATTCAGATATTCATATATACATATTGCTTTATTAAATAAATAATCATAATGATTAGGTATCATTTAAATTAATAAAAAATTAAACACTGTTTTGATAATCTTAATTATATACACAAATACAATCCTTAATGACTGTTAAAAATTAATTTAATAACAAATATTCATTACTCACAAGGTACATATGTATTAAAAAATAAAAATTAAATTATTTTATAAATAAAAAATATATGATACCATTCTGGTATGTTGATACTTTGATATTTTTTATAAACAAACGTGTATAGTTCTGTTAATATTCACATGTAAATATGGTTTAAATATAATTTATAGCATATAAAAAAATCCATAATATCTTCAAAAACGCAATATATACTTAAATTATATTGGTAATTATTGATGTTATCAATTTTTATCTAAACAAAAATCCACCTCTCCTTAAGATAAAGATATATGAATCCTATCATTGTCAATAAACTAATAGCTTTACAGGAACGTTTTAATGTATTAGAAAAATTGCTCAATAAACCCAATGCTATTGATGACAAAAAACGTTTTTGTACCTTAGCTAAGGAACACGCTCGACTATCTGAAATAGTTGTTTGTTTTGAACGTTGGTTAGATATAAAACAAGAAATAATTAATACAAAAAAATTGCTCGCAGATATAGATATGCATGATATCGCGCAAGATGAGCTAAAAACATTCTATTTAAATCAGCGTAATATTGAAAAGAACTTAAAAATACTACTATTACCCACTGATTCCAATGATAAGCTAGGTTGTTTTATTGAACTACGCGCTGGAACTGGCGGAAAAGAAGCAGCAATTTTTACGGGAGAATTATTTCGAATGTATGCTCGTTATTCAGAGGTTCGTCGATGGAAAATAGAAATT from Candidatus Blochmanniella camponoti includes the following:
- the tolA gene encoding cell envelope integrity protein TolA, producing the protein MPNTPKKKNQNTVEKNILIHDKLNYQSHESNELSNLLNTLINKKKSIENNKEFKLNLTTKKNDNENNISNEIIKNNEINMYKRMISESIQKKFYNFSHYVGKQCNLRIKLAPDGTLLSVTAISGDYDLCQAAIIAAKLAKIPKPPNSDIYEIFKNTILNFSPQ
- the tolB gene encoding Tol-Pal system beta propeller repeat protein TolB, with amino-acid sequence MYLIIRKTHKLPHWLQKISLSIVLIIFLWKPALLADMHIEITCGVNAAHPIAVIPFTCVSNQYNKSISIEDIASIIAADLRNSGKFNTIPVEYLPHKPTKVSDVIPTFWEKMGINIIVLGTVHINYDESYIISYHLIDTSNNPALIISENQYSVEKKWLRYVAHSISNEIFEKLTGIKGAFCTRIAYVLRIHNDQYPYELYISDYDGHNQISICRSTEPLMSPAWSPDGKKIAYVTFASGHSELVIQTLNTGLVNNIISFPHHNGAPVFSPDCKKLAFSSSKTGSLNLYIMDLESGEIKQLTKNRNNNTEPSWFPDNQNIAYTSDQGGSPQIYKINVKTTEIQRLSWLHTSNQNPNVSSDGTFIIMVNRHQGKQNIAKLNLLTGQEEILTDTLLADTPSIAPNNTMVLYSSINKDVTTTSNLELISIDGHFKAHIQGEQGDIRFPTWSPLHLE
- the pal gene encoding peptidoglycan-associated lipoprotein Pal gives rise to the protein MKPNNFFKQLIFAISVSVVLTACSSLSQYDTATPNQKNIELNHFKHLSTKNNRVVDEQIQLKTQELKSNNVIYFPLDQYDIPSNFFYSLNIHANFLYNNPLQHIKIEGHADERGTPEYNIALGERRANSVKSYLQSKGVLSEQMLTISYGKEKPAVLGQNEEAYSKNRRVVLIYK
- the ybgF gene encoding tol-pal system protein YbgF; translated protein: MIKYIILFLCKLDIIIIMMIYFNITNNNIVYAKDVNHKIDSNQRINQLHQIYDAHSQCLIQMQQQLAENQRDIDILRGHIQDMQHHISEIVNNQSASLQHINNIPNKHNNIHHSNNIPDKLSSHSNIQKSKKMNNAMIIDVDTAYKQAVSLVLEKKQYNQAIEAFQNFIKNHPESIYQSNSHYWLGQLYYNKGNKHDAAQHFALVVKNYPKSLKASDALLKIGIIMQETEQKDKAKTIYKQVGKLYPNSNAAKQAQKRLIHLS
- the pgl gene encoding 6-phosphogluconolactonase; this encodes MIQIVYVVSPESQQIHVWKLDSIYGLLELMQVIYTYGHAQPMAVHPNKRFLYVGIRPNFGITTYRIDQMGLLTDNGTIEILSSPTHLISDKKGAFLYCTSYRNHTVSVIPISMSGMLLSSPIQIIEGLLGCHSANIDKFKALLWVPCLQENAIRLFNINSFGMLTPYDPSIIKMNIGSGPRHMTFYDFDCYAYVINELTSTVDVIKYDNFQKTPSIVQTVSIIPKNININRGWAADIHITPNGRWLYCSDRSVNIISCLEISKKTKKLKFVGYQLTEEQPRGFAIDYQGKFLVAAGQKSNYISLYKIDSDNGKLTMLSRYSSGKGPMWISIMALNCK
- the gpmA gene encoding 2,3-diphosphoglycerate-dependent phosphoglycerate mutase, coding for MHITKLVLIRHGESQWNKENRFTGWVDVDLSEKGRAEAQCAGRILKKNGFFFNYGYTSVLKRAIHTLWIILDQLDQAWLPIEKSWRLNERHYGALQGLNKDEAIKEYGYETIQKWRRSFNVIPPNVCENNQFIATNDNRYANISTDELPSSESLELTLTRVIPCWNRSIIPHIKKDQTIIIVAHGNSIRAIIKFLNHLNESEIFQINVPTGVPLIYEFDRNADPIQHYYLK
- a CDS encoding Bax inhibitor-1 family protein; its protein translation is MDQFPRFQNTASEQVNNAIQPYILQVFGWMSCGLLLTAFVAWYASRTPAILQLLFANQIIFFSLIIGQLALVFVLSGMVTRLSGSLATTLFMLYSMLTGLTLSSVFILYTTSSISSAFVVTSGMFGAMTLYGYTTKRDLSSFGNLLFMALIGIVLASMVNLWLKNTALMWLITYVGVIIFVGLTAYDTQKLKSIGASLSIDNHDQFRKYSIIGALTLYLDFINLFLMIVRIFGNRR
- the ychF gene encoding redox-regulated ATPase YchF; this translates as MQIDCGIIGLPNVGKSTVFSILTNAPVKIANFPFCTIHPNISVVQIPDLRVYQLTDIVSSHETVHGKIKFVDIAGLIKGAAQGIGLGSKILNHIRTTKVLCHVVRCFDDNETVHVFNDIDPCRDVDIVNTELILFDISQCEQSICTLQKKYKLINENIEQQLLVLKKCLDYLYDGVLLRRGHFSKTERTNIEKFNFLTNKPIVYFANIDEKSVTNNIYLNKLRAFASNDGIPLISCCAMLSLLKNRGDRVETAMKQQTDILHDTVSVIFSVLDLRTFFTINSHMTRAWIYVGGMTALEAAKKVHSDFKKGFIRVQIIKFDDFIFYRGELGVKKVGKICYAGKDYCVKDGDILKFLFQI
- the pth gene encoding aminoacyl-tRNA hydrolase, giving the protein MTIKLIAGLGNSETSYFNTRHNFGSRYVKSLATRYKVILSKNTILCGYIGRLKLETNIVHLLIPDSYMNNNGLSISKCVDFYQLCPQEILIAHDDLDLPPGAMRIKLGKNVNNSHRGVKDVIVKLHNKYDFYRLRIGIGHPGNKSKVIDFVLNKPTTYEKYRINHVINEAILHTESIVNKKFIKVMNQLHSYKPDVAWKY